A section of the Alkalihalobacillus sp. LMS39 genome encodes:
- the hmpA gene encoding NO-inducible flavohemoprotein, protein MTTLSPETIKVIKSTVPVLEQHGEAITKHFYETMFAKHPELLNIFNHAHQKQGRQPKALANSIYAAAKHIENLEVILPVVKQIAHKHRSLGVKREHYPIVGENLLIAIKEVLGDAATDEIIDAWAKAYGVIANVFISVEEDMYEEVEKTTGGWKEWRTFVIEQIEKESKVITSFYLKPADGNEIVTHQPGQYISVKCKIDGEQYTHIRQYSLSNEPGAPYYRISVKREEGTETKPKGVVSSFLHENVKVGDQLEVSVPAGDFILNGEKPDSFLFISGGVGLTPFVSMLHEVKKKYPLKKVTYIHAAIDGEHHAFDNEIKSLLTENDQYYVGYEKPTDKDKEQKLYEKEGFITGEWLQSIIQQHKGDIYFCGPIPFMKAIYKDLVDCNVELYRIHYEFFGPAATL, encoded by the coding sequence ATGACAACACTAAGTCCAGAAACGATAAAGGTCATAAAGTCTACGGTGCCAGTATTAGAGCAACACGGAGAAGCGATTACAAAGCATTTCTATGAAACTATGTTTGCAAAACATCCAGAATTACTTAATATTTTTAATCACGCCCATCAAAAACAAGGTAGACAGCCGAAAGCATTAGCCAATTCAATTTATGCTGCTGCAAAACATATTGAAAATTTAGAAGTAATTTTACCAGTCGTAAAGCAAATTGCTCATAAACATAGAAGTTTAGGAGTAAAACGTGAACATTACCCAATTGTTGGGGAAAACTTATTAATTGCTATTAAAGAAGTATTGGGAGATGCAGCAACAGATGAAATTATCGATGCTTGGGCAAAAGCGTATGGTGTCATTGCGAATGTGTTCATTTCTGTTGAAGAGGATATGTATGAGGAAGTAGAAAAGACAACAGGAGGCTGGAAAGAATGGCGTACTTTTGTCATTGAACAGATTGAAAAGGAAAGTAAAGTGATTACATCATTTTATTTAAAGCCAGCAGATGGAAACGAGATTGTTACACATCAGCCAGGACAATATATATCTGTTAAATGTAAAATCGATGGAGAACAATATACTCATATTCGCCAATACAGTTTATCCAATGAACCAGGAGCACCATACTATCGTATTAGTGTGAAACGAGAAGAGGGAACAGAAACGAAGCCAAAAGGTGTTGTATCTTCTTTTTTACATGAAAATGTTAAAGTAGGCGACCAATTAGAAGTGTCTGTTCCAGCAGGTGATTTTATTTTAAATGGAGAAAAGCCAGATTCATTTCTCTTTATTAGTGGAGGCGTAGGGTTAACTCCTTTTGTTAGTATGCTTCATGAAGTAAAGAAAAAATATCCGCTTAAGAAAGTCACATATATTCATGCGGCTATCGATGGAGAGCACCATGCATTCGACAATGAAATAAAGTCACTTCTTACTGAAAATGATCAATATTATGTTGGCTATGAAAAACCGACAGATAAGGATAAAGAACAAAAATTATATGAAAAAGAAGGCTTTATTACGGGAGAATGGCTACAGTCCATCATTCAACAACATAAAGGTGATATTTATTTTTGTGGGCCTATTCCTTTTATGAAAGCGATTTATAAAGATTTAGTGGACTGTAATGTGGAGTTATACCGAATTCACTATGAATTTTTCGGTCCGGCAGCAACGTTATAA
- a CDS encoding sugar ABC transporter permease yields MSRKTKSIMQLTGIYIIIAIMFVVILYPIAWTLGASFNPSPSLVTASLIPNNASLIHYEWLFGENSRYLTWYWNTVKVATANSIIATFLIALVAYAFSRYRFVGRKNGMYMFLLLQMFPAIMGMVALYIMLSVFGLLNSLLGLTLIYIGTAIPLNAFLVKGYFDTIPRELDESAKLDGAGHFRIFFTIMLPLAKPIIAVVALFNFMGPFMDFILPRILLRTPENFTLALGLYNLVNDSYASDFSRFAAGSILVAIPIAAVFLFLQRYLITGLSSGATKG; encoded by the coding sequence ATGAGCAGAAAAACAAAATCAATTATGCAACTCACTGGGATATATATCATTATTGCGATTATGTTCGTTGTGATTTTATATCCAATTGCCTGGACATTAGGTGCGTCATTTAACCCTTCTCCAAGCTTAGTTACAGCTTCATTAATTCCAAACAATGCTTCTTTGATCCATTATGAGTGGTTATTTGGTGAAAATAGTCGGTATTTAACATGGTATTGGAATACGGTAAAAGTCGCGACTGCGAATTCAATCATCGCAACATTCTTGATTGCTCTTGTGGCATATGCTTTTTCTCGCTACCGATTTGTGGGAAGGAAAAATGGTATGTATATGTTTTTACTTTTGCAAATGTTCCCTGCCATCATGGGGATGGTTGCCCTATATATTATGTTAAGTGTTTTTGGATTATTAAATAGTTTGTTAGGCTTAACGTTAATTTACATTGGTACGGCGATTCCGTTAAATGCCTTCTTAGTAAAAGGATATTTTGATACGATTCCACGCGAGTTAGATGAATCTGCAAAATTAGATGGAGCAGGCCATTTCCGAATTTTCTTTACGATAATGCTTCCACTTGCCAAACCGATCATTGCGGTTGTTGCGTTATTTAATTTTATGGGACCATTCATGGATTTCATTTTGCCAAGGATTTTACTACGAACACCTGAAAATTTCACATTAGCTTTAGGATTATACAACTTAGTTAATGATAGCTACGCTTCTGACTTTAGTCGTTTCGCAGCTGGATCTATTTTAGTTGCTATCCCAATTGCAGCAGTATTCTTATTTTTACAACGTTACCTTATTACAGGTCTTTCTTCTGGAGCGACGAAAGGGTAA
- a CDS encoding alpha-amylase family glycosyl hydrolase, translating into MFTKHRKWYSLALALLMVFSVFTSYLPATVSAQSEPELKSPVVETNGTVTFNYSNNDAQRVRVAGSFTEWQSNALNMEKQNGVWTKTTQLTPDVYEYKFIVGDDEWINDPLNPQSQGGNSKLVVPGLKLGQVPTTMQVGRSYELKADLVNEAGETSGAEGVTWSLVSAPNGVELSDSTVTIGSDVAANREIKVKATKDNYETVKTVTTVGVMYEYTINYHRLDNNLDSWNLWIFNSGSPNAGYTFTNVHGEENYKFAKGTFSFPENDITALPRKSVGGNEWASQDDPGRLLAIPHGETSSEFWIVEGKSNVYTSEAAAKAAIDEINGNVRPHIRFTYERPDQDYTNWDVWVWGTGARNDNIDFTRFEDGKAIADIFVGPQAERVGFIVRTAGWDSREPGGDRTIQVSKSDPITKVHVKSGETEFFTVPSISKPTITNGNAIFHFRDKDLYLADKMDQIEKVELAFDFDGTEEKFEMTNEVKNERFVYTFTDFPSGEFEYYFYVTVDGVTTKVSDPYNTVNGKSVVSYFSSELDVAAEVTPAAVDYNQNAVVTLDITSEEEVELREIFVDLREVGGNEKVAIDTELQELTIAVDHKTTAGEKTLPITVVDVYGNEHYGEAEVTVEARHSIGEADFDWDEARIYFLLTDRFFDGDSSNNDPYEVGYDTSMPGAYKGGDFKGITERLDYLDALGINTIWINPIVENIVYDVRHDASPYITPYYGYHGYWASNFEELNPHFGTMEDFHELIDEAHARGMKLMIDVVLNHTGYGLKEADARLDGTIPHFPTNEDRARFAGMLRDGGSDEVRGELAGLPDFITEDPAVRDQIVQWQVDWIEKSRTPNGNTIDYFRVDTVKHVEDATWMKFKNEQTKVMPEFKMIGESWGAHYNDDHGYLNTGMMDSLLDFDFKNYAVNFANGQINSVENTMRARNEVISNGGTLGQFLGSHDEIGFLDQPRIAGDTGKLKLGAALQITAKGQPVIYYGEELGYSGEANYPHYTNRYVIDWDIVEGNDIHEHYTKLLNARKAYSQVFSKGTRQQIAGSDAEGFTAFERKYQDESVVVAINVGTEAKEATFTVPFASGNTVTDVYGNHTYTVADDQTVTVTIPGRDAGGTVILANGVVQDPVDGTDPVDPTDPTNPDPSPTQPTQPGDKDSDKGSDKDKDKDKNKDKDKNKDKEKEKSPVVSVPSETTKGKVDKKTGTVTIDTKPIQKLPTNGVLEIDLKDANKLTVITLKLTSEQVKELRSKNATIYLKKDDVTIGFPANNLPGDGEVEFIIEKYQDYKGALSAVYDFTVKQEGKKISNFEFPVTLTFKVDASKVKNPDNVKVYYYNEETGKWELIGGVYKDGYVTAETTHFSLFTVFEREQVESEFSAPAPEQVKEGKALPKTATNLFNGLVLGTILLLVGVGFYIYRRKNQNV; encoded by the coding sequence ATGTTTACAAAACATCGTAAATGGTATTCGTTAGCATTAGCGTTGTTAATGGTCTTTAGTGTATTTACTAGCTATTTGCCTGCAACGGTTTCTGCTCAATCGGAACCAGAATTAAAAAGCCCAGTTGTTGAAACAAATGGGACTGTGACATTTAATTACAGTAACAATGATGCGCAAAGAGTACGTGTTGCTGGAAGCTTTACAGAATGGCAAAGTAATGCGTTAAACATGGAAAAGCAAAATGGAGTGTGGACAAAAACAACCCAGCTCACTCCAGATGTATATGAATATAAGTTTATCGTTGGAGACGATGAGTGGATAAATGACCCTCTTAATCCACAATCGCAAGGTGGTAACAGCAAGTTAGTTGTTCCAGGATTGAAATTAGGACAAGTTCCAACGACAATGCAAGTTGGAAGGTCTTATGAATTAAAAGCAGACCTTGTTAATGAAGCGGGTGAAACTTCAGGAGCAGAAGGAGTAACATGGTCACTAGTATCCGCGCCAAATGGTGTTGAGCTATCAGATTCAACGGTAACGATTGGTAGTGATGTGGCAGCAAATAGAGAAATTAAAGTAAAAGCAACAAAAGATAACTATGAAACTGTGAAAACAGTAACTACTGTTGGGGTAATGTATGAGTACACGATTAATTACCACAGACTAGATAATAATTTAGACAGTTGGAATTTATGGATTTTTAATAGCGGGTCACCAAATGCTGGCTATACATTTACGAATGTCCATGGTGAAGAAAACTATAAGTTTGCTAAAGGAACATTCAGTTTCCCAGAAAATGATATCACAGCTCTTCCTCGTAAGTCAGTAGGAGGAAATGAATGGGCCTCTCAAGATGATCCAGGTCGATTACTTGCAATTCCACATGGTGAAACTTCATCAGAGTTTTGGATTGTAGAAGGAAAAAGCAATGTTTATACGTCTGAAGCTGCAGCAAAAGCTGCAATTGATGAAATCAATGGAAATGTTCGACCACATATTCGCTTTACGTATGAAAGACCTGACCAAGACTATACGAATTGGGATGTTTGGGTATGGGGAACTGGTGCCAGAAATGATAACATCGACTTTACTCGTTTTGAAGATGGAAAAGCGATTGCTGATATTTTTGTCGGACCACAAGCTGAACGAGTGGGATTTATCGTACGAACTGCAGGCTGGGATTCTAGAGAGCCAGGTGGAGACCGCACGATTCAAGTGAGCAAAAGTGATCCTATCACGAAAGTTCATGTAAAAAGTGGAGAAACAGAATTTTTTACAGTCCCTTCAATTAGTAAGCCAACGATTACAAACGGGAATGCGATATTCCATTTTAGAGATAAAGATTTATATTTAGCAGATAAAATGGACCAAATTGAAAAAGTTGAATTAGCGTTTGACTTTGATGGAACTGAAGAAAAGTTTGAAATGACAAATGAAGTAAAAAATGAACGTTTTGTTTATACGTTTACTGATTTTCCTTCAGGTGAGTTTGAATATTACTTTTATGTGACAGTAGATGGCGTAACAACGAAAGTGTCTGACCCTTATAATACGGTTAACGGCAAATCAGTTGTATCGTATTTCAGTTCTGAACTTGATGTTGCTGCTGAAGTAACACCGGCTGCTGTTGATTATAATCAAAATGCAGTAGTAACATTAGATATTACAAGTGAAGAAGAAGTGGAGCTTCGTGAAATTTTTGTTGACCTTCGTGAAGTTGGTGGCAACGAAAAAGTAGCTATTGATACGGAGTTACAAGAGTTAACAATTGCTGTAGACCATAAAACAACAGCAGGTGAAAAAACATTACCAATTACGGTTGTTGATGTTTATGGAAATGAGCATTATGGTGAAGCTGAAGTTACTGTAGAAGCGCGTCACTCCATTGGGGAAGCAGATTTTGATTGGGATGAGGCTCGTATTTACTTCTTATTAACAGACCGCTTTTTTGATGGCGACTCTTCAAATAATGATCCATATGAAGTAGGCTATGACACAAGTATGCCTGGTGCATATAAAGGTGGAGACTTCAAAGGCATTACAGAAAGACTTGATTATTTAGATGCATTAGGAATTAATACAATTTGGATTAATCCAATTGTTGAAAATATTGTTTATGATGTTAGACATGATGCGTCACCATATATTACACCTTATTATGGATATCATGGATATTGGGCAAGTAATTTTGAAGAATTAAACCCACATTTCGGAACGATGGAAGACTTCCACGAATTAATTGATGAAGCTCATGCGCGTGGAATGAAATTAATGATCGATGTCGTTTTAAATCATACAGGCTATGGTTTAAAAGAAGCAGATGCTAGGTTAGATGGAACGATTCCTCATTTCCCTACAAATGAAGATCGTGCCCGTTTTGCTGGTATGTTACGTGATGGTGGTTCAGATGAAGTCCGTGGTGAATTAGCGGGACTACCTGATTTTATTACCGAAGACCCAGCTGTACGCGACCAAATCGTCCAATGGCAAGTTGATTGGATTGAAAAGTCCAGAACTCCAAATGGAAATACGATTGACTATTTCCGAGTCGACACAGTAAAACACGTTGAAGATGCAACTTGGATGAAATTTAAAAACGAGCAAACAAAAGTAATGCCTGAATTTAAAATGATAGGTGAGTCATGGGGAGCTCATTACAATGATGACCATGGGTATTTAAATACAGGAATGATGGATTCGTTACTAGACTTTGACTTTAAAAACTATGCCGTGAACTTTGCTAACGGTCAAATCAATAGTGTTGAAAATACGATGAGAGCAAGAAACGAAGTGATTTCTAACGGTGGGACACTTGGTCAATTTCTAGGAAGTCATGATGAAATCGGATTCTTGGACCAACCAAGAATTGCTGGCGATACAGGAAAATTAAAGCTTGGTGCAGCGCTTCAAATTACGGCAAAAGGCCAACCGGTTATTTATTACGGTGAAGAATTAGGATATTCAGGAGAAGCAAATTATCCTCATTACACGAATCGTTATGTTATTGATTGGGATATCGTTGAAGGAAATGACATTCATGAGCATTACACAAAGCTTTTAAATGCTCGTAAAGCATATTCCCAAGTGTTCTCAAAAGGAACTCGACAACAAATAGCTGGTTCTGATGCAGAAGGATTTACTGCATTTGAGAGAAAATATCAAGATGAATCTGTAGTCGTTGCGATTAATGTTGGAACAGAAGCAAAAGAAGCAACGTTCACAGTACCATTTGCGAGTGGAAATACGGTGACTGATGTTTATGGAAATCATACGTATACAGTAGCAGATGACCAAACAGTTACAGTTACAATTCCAGGTCGTGATGCTGGTGGGACAGTAATCTTAGCAAACGGAGTTGTTCAAGACCCTGTTGATGGCACTGACCCAGTAGACCCAACAGATCCAACAAATCCTGACCCAAGTCCGACACAACCGACTCAGCCAGGAGATAAGGATAGTGACAAAGGTTCCGATAAAGATAAAGATAAAGATAAGAACAAGGATAAAGATAAAAACAAAGATAAAGAAAAAGAAAAGTCACCTGTAGTGTCGGTTCCATCTGAAACGACAAAAGGGAAGGTTGATAAGAAAACAGGTACGGTTACAATTGATACAAAGCCTATTCAAAAGCTTCCAACAAACGGTGTACTAGAAATTGATTTGAAAGATGCAAATAAATTAACAGTCATAACGTTAAAGTTAACTTCGGAGCAAGTTAAAGAGTTACGAAGTAAAAACGCTACGATTTATTTAAAGAAAGATGATGTGACAATTGGATTCCCAGCGAACAATTTACCTGGGGACGGTGAAGTTGAGTTTATTATTGAAAAGTATCAAGATTATAAAGGTGCACTTTCTGCAGTGTATGACTTTACTGTAAAACAAGAGGGGAAAAAGATATCTAACTTTGAGTTCCCTGTCACATTAACGTTTAAAGTAGATGCTAGTAAAGTGAAAAATCCGGATAATGTAAAAGTGTATTATTACAATGAAGAAACAGGAAAGTGGGAATTAATCGGTGGTGTTTATAAAGATGGATATGTTACAGCCGAAACAACACACTTTAGTTTATTCACTGTATTTGAAAGAGAGCAAGTAGAATCAGAGTTTAGTGCTCCTGCACCAGAACAAGTAAAAGAGGGAAAAGCATTACCTAAAACAGCAACAAACTTGTTTAATGGGTTGGTACTTGGAACGATTTTACTTCTTGTAGGTGTTGGATTCTACATCTATCGTCGAAAAAATCAAAACGTATAA
- a CDS encoding extracellular solute-binding protein — MFKKSSFLTLLVMLLISMVLVACGGDDAEETPAPTEPGDDQEQVAEGDAPEKPESLTIWVNDNEGQLAATNQIIENYTEETGINIEVVPMNFDDQVDNLSLDGPAGQGPDVFMNPHDRTGGITLQGLAAELNIPEEVANTYFQNAYESFQIDGEQYGVPIKVETYALYYNKEHLEEVPETMAELMEFAKDFTQGDQYGFLANPGDLYFMKPFLTGPGGYIFGGEAGALDASDIGLNNDGAVEGGQLIQSWVTDGLMPADMNLDNAAAIFEDGRAATILNGPWALNGFRDALGDNLGVAPLPKFDNGEVPDTFSGNHGWFVSAFSDNTYWATDFIIYLTNEASQQIWFEVAGEIPANQSVAESDLVANDEHIAGFVEQLAFAEPMPNIPEMSQVWGPMNDSLQLILQGEDVQEILDEAVDQIHEEIALQQ, encoded by the coding sequence ATGTTTAAGAAATCTTCATTTTTAACATTGTTGGTAATGTTACTCATCTCCATGGTTTTAGTTGCTTGTGGTGGAGATGATGCAGAAGAAACACCTGCACCAACAGAGCCTGGTGATGACCAAGAGCAAGTAGCTGAAGGGGATGCTCCTGAAAAGCCTGAATCATTAACAATTTGGGTTAATGACAATGAAGGACAATTAGCAGCTACAAATCAAATCATTGAGAATTATACGGAAGAAACAGGAATTAATATTGAAGTCGTTCCAATGAACTTTGATGACCAAGTTGATAATCTTTCATTAGATGGTCCAGCTGGTCAAGGTCCAGATGTATTTATGAATCCTCATGATAGAACTGGTGGAATCACTTTACAAGGGTTAGCAGCAGAGTTAAATATTCCAGAAGAAGTAGCTAATACTTACTTCCAAAATGCTTATGAGTCTTTCCAAATTGATGGGGAGCAATATGGAGTACCTATTAAAGTTGAAACATACGCTTTATACTATAATAAAGAACATTTAGAAGAAGTTCCAGAAACAATGGCTGAGTTAATGGAATTCGCGAAAGACTTCACTCAAGGAGACCAATATGGATTCCTTGCCAATCCTGGAGACCTTTACTTCATGAAACCATTCTTAACTGGTCCTGGTGGATATATTTTCGGTGGAGAAGCTGGTGCGCTTGATGCTTCTGACATTGGTTTAAACAATGATGGTGCTGTTGAAGGTGGACAATTAATTCAATCATGGGTTACTGATGGTTTAATGCCTGCAGATATGAACTTAGATAACGCTGCAGCAATTTTTGAAGATGGTAGAGCAGCAACAATTCTAAATGGACCATGGGCACTTAACGGTTTCCGTGATGCTCTTGGAGATAACTTAGGAGTTGCTCCATTACCGAAGTTTGATAATGGTGAAGTTCCTGATACATTCTCAGGTAATCATGGATGGTTTGTTTCTGCATTCTCTGATAACACATATTGGGCAACTGACTTCATTATCTATTTAACAAATGAAGCAAGCCAACAAATTTGGTTTGAAGTTGCTGGGGAAATTCCTGCTAACCAATCTGTAGCAGAATCAGATTTAGTAGCAAATGATGAGCATATTGCAGGTTTTGTTGAGCAGTTAGCATTTGCTGAGCCAATGCCGAATATCCCAGAAATGTCTCAAGTTTGGGGACCAATGAATGATTCACTTCAATTAATTTTACAAGGTGAAGATGTTCAAGAAATCCTAGACGAGGCAGTAGATCAAATTCACGAAGAAATTGCGTTACAGCAATAA
- a CDS encoding sugar ABC transporter permease: MSNTSADDKKDKRKSVLIATLLSVLFPGLGQFFNRRFIKGAIFFLFAASFLISLNGFIAQGFWGIVTLGTDPAIHDSRFLIINGILAIFLTIFYLFIYGWNIKDARSDAERLAKGWVIPSIRESFHNSYDKAFPYFLVLPGFFMLLLTVVLPLLFLVFVGFTNYSRYNAPPRNLLDWVGFENFLQLATVPIWRETFISVLSWTLIWTFVATTIQIVLALFLAIIVNDHRVRFKKLIRTVFILPWAVPGFVSILIFSALFHESFGAINRDVIQPIFGSNIPWMSDPNWTRTAIIMIQVWLGFPYVFALFTGVLQSVSKDWYEAADIDGANAWQKFRQITLPHVLFATAPLLIMQYSFNFNNFNIIYLFNEGGPAVRGQNAGGTDILISWVYSLTFENQQFGMAAVVSVIMGLFVATFAFFQFRRSRSFKEEGQI; encoded by the coding sequence GTGTCAAATACAAGTGCTGATGATAAAAAAGACAAAAGAAAAAGCGTTCTAATAGCTACCCTATTATCAGTCCTGTTCCCTGGGCTAGGTCAATTTTTTAACCGTAGATTTATAAAAGGTGCAATCTTCTTTTTGTTTGCTGCATCTTTTTTAATTTCACTAAATGGCTTTATTGCTCAAGGATTTTGGGGGATTGTCACATTAGGAACAGATCCAGCAATACATGATTCTCGCTTTTTAATTATTAATGGTATTTTAGCGATTTTCTTAACGATATTTTATCTGTTTATATATGGATGGAATATTAAAGATGCACGTAGCGATGCTGAGCGATTAGCAAAAGGTTGGGTTATCCCATCTATTCGAGAATCTTTCCATAATTCATATGATAAAGCTTTTCCGTACTTTTTAGTTTTACCAGGTTTCTTTATGCTATTGCTCACAGTTGTACTCCCGTTATTATTTTTAGTGTTTGTAGGGTTTACGAACTATAGTAGATATAATGCACCTCCACGGAATTTATTAGATTGGGTTGGATTTGAAAACTTTCTACAATTAGCAACAGTTCCGATTTGGCGTGAAACGTTTATATCCGTGTTATCTTGGACATTGATTTGGACATTTGTTGCTACAACGATTCAAATTGTTTTAGCGTTATTTTTAGCTATAATCGTTAATGACCATAGAGTTCGTTTCAAAAAGCTAATTCGTACTGTTTTTATACTTCCTTGGGCAGTTCCAGGATTTGTGTCGATTTTGATTTTCTCAGCGTTGTTCCACGAAAGTTTTGGAGCGATTAACCGAGACGTCATTCAACCGATTTTTGGATCAAATATCCCTTGGATGTCGGACCCGAACTGGACGAGAACGGCCATTATTATGATTCAAGTTTGGCTCGGATTCCCTTATGTATTTGCTTTGTTCACAGGTGTATTGCAAAGTGTGTCAAAAGATTGGTATGAAGCAGCTGATATTGATGGCGCTAATGCTTGGCAGAAGTTCCGTCAAATTACGTTGCCACACGTCTTATTTGCAACAGCACCACTATTAATCATGCAGTATTCATTTAACTTTAATAACTTTAATATTATTTACTTGTTTAATGAAGGTGGCCCAGCTGTACGAGGTCAAAACGCCGGTGGTACAGATATCTTGATTTCATGGGTTTATAGTTTAACATTTGAAAATCAACAATTCGGAATGGCTGCTGTAGTATCTGTAATTATGGGATTATTCGTTGCAACATTTGCATTCTTCCAATTCAGAAGATCACGTTCGTTTAAAGAGGAGGGACAAATCTAA
- a CDS encoding DUF3892 domain-containing protein has product MDTQQSETFVAVRKNSEGDIIELKTSEGRVLDYKQAQQEVTNGVIMGANVFKGRDGEPHLRSNADGNPDNNLDNLPQF; this is encoded by the coding sequence ATGGATACACAACAAAGTGAAACATTTGTAGCAGTGAGAAAAAATAGTGAAGGTGACATAATTGAGCTAAAAACGTCGGAAGGAAGAGTTCTTGATTATAAGCAAGCCCAACAAGAAGTAACAAATGGTGTTATTATGGGTGCGAATGTTTTTAAAGGAAGAGACGGGGAGCCTCACCTCAGAAGTAATGCAGACGGAAACCCAGACAATAATTTAGATAACCTGCCTCAGTTTTAA
- a CDS encoding Rrf2 family transcriptional regulator gives MQLTTFTDYSLRLLLYLGTLQSNQLGNIKHIAKVYNISENHLSKIVHELSKLGMIETIRGRNGGMRLAHQPRQINIGFVVRQTEDLQIVECFDYDSNTCFISPVCQLKHVLSEALEAYLKVLDAYTLEDLLHNKETLYTLFHK, from the coding sequence ATGCAACTTACAACCTTTACCGACTACTCCCTCCGACTATTGCTTTATTTAGGAACATTACAGTCAAATCAATTAGGCAATATTAAACATATTGCGAAAGTGTACAATATTTCAGAAAATCACCTTAGTAAAATCGTCCATGAATTAAGTAAATTAGGAATGATAGAAACAATTAGAGGACGAAACGGCGGGATGCGTCTAGCCCATCAACCGCGTCAAATCAATATAGGCTTTGTCGTTCGACAAACAGAGGATCTTCAAATCGTTGAATGTTTTGATTACGATTCAAACACATGTTTTATAAGTCCTGTTTGTCAATTAAAACATGTGTTAAGTGAAGCACTTGAAGCTTATTTAAAAGTATTGGATGCTTACACACTCGAAGATTTACTTCATAATAAAGAAACATTGTATACATTATTTCATAAATAA
- a CDS encoding LacI family DNA-binding transcriptional regulator: protein MAITIKDVAKRANVAPSTVSRVIANSSRISEKTKERVREAMQELGYHPNFNARSLANKSTSTLGIVMPNSAKIAFQNPFFPEVIRGITAKAHQENYGLYLSTGQTEDEILDEVMEMVHSRRVDGIMLLYSRVDDKVMPFLIEQNFPFTLIGRPYHNNESAVTFVNNDNFKAAKMVTEYLILLGHEKIAFVGGNLDYVVTLDHMEGYKQALKNANIPLTTDYVVHHDEVEEGGQDAIIELMSLEQRPTAIVVVDDIMSFGVLRMLNDMGVNVPDDLSLVSFNNVMISELSSPPMTTVDIHIYDLGYRATDLLIDKIKHPEQEAKKLIIPHKLVKRQTCKKYTKS, encoded by the coding sequence ATGGCGATCACAATAAAAGATGTTGCAAAACGAGCCAATGTTGCTCCGTCAACGGTATCACGAGTCATTGCAAATAGTTCCAGAATCAGTGAAAAGACAAAAGAGCGCGTGCGAGAGGCAATGCAGGAGCTTGGATATCACCCGAATTTTAATGCTCGAAGTTTGGCAAATAAGTCGACGAGTACATTAGGGATTGTGATGCCAAACTCGGCAAAAATTGCCTTTCAAAATCCGTTTTTCCCAGAAGTTATCCGTGGAATCACAGCAAAAGCACACCAGGAAAACTATGGGTTATATTTATCAACAGGTCAGACTGAGGATGAAATCCTTGATGAAGTAATGGAGATGGTCCATAGTCGCCGTGTTGATGGAATAATGCTTTTGTATTCTAGAGTAGATGACAAAGTGATGCCATTTTTAATAGAACAAAACTTTCCTTTTACATTAATAGGTCGTCCATACCATAATAATGAGTCAGCGGTTACCTTTGTAAATAATGATAATTTCAAGGCGGCCAAAATGGTGACGGAATATTTAATTTTGCTAGGTCATGAAAAGATAGCTTTTGTTGGGGGTAATTTAGACTATGTCGTAACATTAGACCATATGGAAGGCTATAAACAAGCATTAAAAAATGCCAATATTCCTCTAACAACAGATTATGTTGTTCACCATGATGAAGTTGAAGAGGGTGGACAAGATGCCATTATTGAGTTAATGTCACTTGAACAAAGGCCAACAGCCATCGTTGTCGTTGATGATATTATGAGTTTCGGTGTATTACGGATGTTAAATGATATGGGAGTGAATGTGCCAGACGATTTATCTCTCGTTAGCTTCAATAATGTCATGATCTCTGAACTGTCCTCGCCACCGATGACAACTGTTGATATTCATATTTATGATTTAGGCTACCGAGCAACCGATTTGCTAATTGATAAAATTAAACATCCTGAACAAGAAGCGAAAAAACTAATTATTCCTCATAAATTAGTAAAACGACAAACATGTAAAAAGTATACAAAAAGTTAA